The following proteins are encoded in a genomic region of Streptomyces sp. SLBN-31:
- a CDS encoding TetR/AcrR family transcriptional regulator → MNERQPARRPGGRSARVGAQVHQAVTHLISERGYGHFTVGDVAARAGVADSSIYRRWGGLESLLTDVALTRLNAQSPMPDTGSLAGDLRTYAAQVAREITGPDGPAVLHLAVALSSSGQKGLEAGADLRAERTRQMQSMLDRARDRGEHPPDAFEVLDHILAPMYIRVLFGMVPLTPDYIDGLVDRLL, encoded by the coding sequence ATGAACGAGCGACAGCCAGCCCGGCGGCCCGGCGGACGCAGCGCCCGCGTCGGCGCGCAAGTGCACCAGGCCGTCACCCACCTGATCAGTGAGCGCGGCTACGGCCACTTCACCGTCGGCGATGTCGCAGCCCGCGCAGGCGTAGCCGACAGCAGCATCTACCGCCGGTGGGGCGGCCTGGAATCCCTGCTCACCGACGTGGCACTCACCCGCCTCAACGCGCAGTCACCTATGCCCGACACCGGAAGCCTCGCCGGCGACCTGCGCACTTACGCGGCCCAAGTGGCCCGCGAGATCACCGGACCCGACGGTCCGGCGGTGCTGCACCTGGCCGTCGCCCTGTCGAGCAGCGGTCAGAAGGGGCTGGAGGCCGGTGCCGACCTCCGGGCCGAACGCACCCGGCAAATGCAGTCCATGCTCGATCGCGCCCGCGACCGTGGCGAGCACCCACCCGACGCGTTCGAGGTGCTGGACCACATCCTGGCCCCGATGTACATCCGCGTCTTGTTCGGCATGGTCCCGCTCACCCCGGACTACATCGACGGGCTGGTCGACCGATTGCTGTGA
- a CDS encoding MFS transporter — MAASHATIGSRSNRGVLLTVTCLGQFMVLLDNTIVGAALPDMQHRLHTQLTGLQWIVDAYVLLVAMLLLSGGVFADRFGRKRVYLTGAAVFTAASLLCSLAPSLGWLVVGRVLQGIGAAALSPASLALLAAAHPVPQERVKVIGLWAGLSGIGLAAGPVAGGVLTQAFGWPAIFLVNLPVGVVLLAVGLRRLGESRNPSASAIDIPGTGLSVLAVGALTFGLIEGGARGWTSPVILGSFAAAVVLLAAFVAVEARRSAPMLPLRLFGQRLFTVSNTAMVVVGFALMGSSFFFSQFFVYVQGSSILRAGLQTLPVSLAMVIVSPYAGRLAARYGFRIVVTIGLALAGLGLLALGMVHADTGYGNVWWRLALIGTGFALAMSPLTGAAIQAVSPQESGLASGVSSTTRQIGAVLGVAVLGAVVRTRQSGGASFEAGLNSAFLAAGAVVLATAVFTGLWLARSKAAEGSAARQRSTVPGAVPVSNEASVNRR; from the coding sequence ATCGCTGCATCCCATGCGACCATAGGCAGTCGATCAAACCGGGGCGTGCTGCTCACCGTGACCTGCCTAGGCCAGTTCATGGTCCTGCTCGACAACACGATCGTCGGAGCGGCACTGCCCGACATGCAGCACCGGCTGCACACTCAACTGACCGGACTGCAATGGATCGTCGACGCCTACGTCCTGCTGGTCGCCATGCTGCTGCTGTCCGGCGGTGTCTTCGCCGACCGGTTCGGCCGCAAGCGGGTGTACCTGACGGGCGCGGCGGTGTTCACCGCCGCGTCGCTGCTGTGCAGCCTCGCGCCGTCGCTCGGTTGGCTGGTCGTCGGCCGGGTTCTGCAGGGCATCGGGGCCGCGGCGCTGAGCCCGGCCTCGCTCGCCCTGCTCGCCGCCGCCCATCCCGTGCCGCAAGAACGGGTCAAGGTGATCGGGCTGTGGGCCGGACTCAGCGGAATCGGCCTGGCCGCAGGCCCCGTTGCCGGCGGCGTTCTGACGCAGGCCTTCGGCTGGCCTGCCATCTTCCTGGTCAACCTGCCCGTCGGCGTGGTCCTGTTGGCGGTCGGCCTGCGCCGCCTCGGTGAGTCCCGCAACCCGAGCGCCTCCGCGATCGACATCCCGGGCACGGGCCTGTCCGTTCTGGCGGTGGGGGCACTGACCTTCGGATTGATCGAGGGAGGTGCCCGCGGCTGGACCTCACCGGTCATCCTGGGCAGCTTCGCCGCCGCGGTGGTCCTCCTCGCCGCCTTCGTCGCCGTCGAAGCCCGTCGTTCGGCGCCGATGCTGCCGCTGCGGCTCTTCGGGCAGCGCCTGTTCACCGTGTCCAACACCGCCATGGTCGTGGTGGGGTTCGCGCTCATGGGCTCGTCGTTCTTCTTCTCCCAGTTCTTCGTGTACGTCCAGGGCAGTTCGATCCTGCGCGCCGGTCTGCAGACCCTGCCGGTATCCCTCGCCATGGTGATCGTCAGCCCGTACGCGGGCCGACTCGCCGCCCGGTACGGCTTCCGAATCGTGGTCACCATCGGCCTGGCCCTGGCCGGCCTGGGACTCCTGGCCCTCGGGATGGTGCACGCCGACACCGGCTACGGGAACGTGTGGTGGCGGCTGGCACTCATCGGCACCGGCTTCGCACTGGCCATGTCCCCGCTGACGGGGGCCGCCATCCAGGCGGTCAGCCCGCAGGAGAGTGGACTCGCCTCTGGCGTCAGCAGCACTACCCGGCAGATCGGTGCGGTGCTCGGCGTGGCGGTACTCGGAGCCGTCGTCCGCACCCGGCAATCCGGCGGTGCCTCCTTCGAGGCCGGCCTCAACAGTGCCTTCCTCGCTGCCGGCGCCGTCGTTTTGGCCACGGCCGTGTTCACCGGCCTGTGGCTGGCGAGGTCCAAGGCCGCGGAAGGCTCCGCGGCGCGGCAACGTTCCACCGTTCCGGGTGCGGTCCCCGTCTCGAACGAGGCTTCCGTGAACCGCCGTTGA